A genome region from Ammoniphilus oxalaticus includes the following:
- the prfA gene encoding peptide chain release factor 1, translating into MFDRLGAVEERYEKLNELLCDPAVMNDPTKLREYSKEQSDIQETVEAYREYKSVTEQLNDAKSMLDEKLDDEMHEMVKMEIDELDQQKSELEERLHVLLLPKDPNDDKNVIIEIRGAAGGDEAALFAGDLYRMYTRFAEKNGFKTEIIEASASDLGGFKEVIFAVKGKGAFSKLKFESGAHRVQRIPTTESGGRIHTSTATVAVLPEAEDVEVEILDKDIRIDTFCSSGAGGQSVNTTKSAVRVTHVPSGLVVSCQDEKSQNTNKEKALRVLRARLYDLEQQKVADEYGELRKSKVGTGDRSERIRTYNYPQSRVTDHRIGLTLHKLEQVLNGEMDEILQSLIIQEQADLLENVEGL; encoded by the coding sequence TTGTTTGATCGCTTAGGAGCAGTAGAAGAGCGTTATGAAAAGTTAAACGAATTACTCTGTGACCCCGCTGTAATGAATGACCCTACAAAGCTACGCGAATATTCCAAAGAACAATCTGACATCCAGGAGACGGTCGAGGCTTACCGTGAATATAAATCTGTAACTGAGCAACTTAACGATGCGAAAAGCATGTTGGACGAGAAGCTCGATGATGAGATGCATGAAATGGTAAAAATGGAGATCGATGAGCTGGACCAGCAAAAAAGCGAGTTGGAAGAACGACTGCATGTACTGTTATTGCCGAAGGATCCGAACGATGATAAAAACGTTATTATCGAGATTCGCGGCGCGGCGGGTGGAGATGAGGCGGCGTTGTTCGCTGGTGATCTTTACCGCATGTACACACGCTTCGCTGAGAAAAATGGTTTTAAGACAGAGATCATTGAGGCAAGCGCCAGCGACCTTGGCGGATTTAAGGAAGTGATTTTCGCCGTGAAAGGCAAAGGGGCTTTCAGTAAGTTAAAATTCGAAAGTGGAGCCCATCGTGTGCAACGGATTCCGACAACCGAATCGGGCGGCCGTATTCATACATCGACGGCGACCGTTGCCGTGTTGCCTGAGGCGGAAGATGTGGAAGTTGAAATTTTGGATAAAGATATTCGAATTGATACATTTTGTTCTTCCGGCGCGGGGGGACAAAGTGTTAACACGACGAAATCGGCTGTCCGCGTGACCCACGTGCCATCAGGGCTTGTCGTGAGCTGTCAGGATGAAAAGTCGCAAAACACAAATAAGGAAAAAGCGTTGCGTGTGCTACGCGCTCGTTTGTATGATTTGGAGCAACAAAAGGTAGCGGATGAGTATGGCGAACTCCGTAAAAGCAAGGTCGGAACAGGCGACCGCAGCGAGCGAATTCGCACATACAATTATCCGCAAAGCCGGGTGACAGACCATCGCATTGGGCTAACATTGCATAAGTTGGAACAAGTATTGAATGGGGAAATGGATGAAATTCTTCAATCGTTGATCATTCAAGAACAAGCTGATTTATTAGAAAATGTGGAAGGTCTGTAA
- a CDS encoding UDP-N-acetylglucosamine 1-carboxyvinyltransferase gives MEKLYISGGNPLRGTVTISGAKNSAVALIPASILAESPVIIDNLPHINDVEIYIKILKELGAAVKLEGSSLYIDPRGIQSKPLPNGKVQKLRASYYLMGAMLGRFGEAMIGLPGGCNLGPRPIDQHIKGFEALGATVESMDGSLSLKATELRGDKIYLDVVSVGATINIMLAAARSEGLTIIENAAKEPEIIDVATLLTSMGATIKGAGTDVIRITGKSKLLGCRHSIIPDRIEAGTYMIAAAATRGDVTIEQVIPRHLEGITAKLEEMGIRVLEGDESIRVAPQKQTPFRSVNVRTGPYPGFATDLQQPMTSLLSISEGTSVVTDSIYAARFRHVDELARMGARINVEGSSAFIEGNAAGLRGAQVTASDLRAGAALVVAALSAQGVTEIGGVEHIDRGYDMLEEKLLALGANVWRKDERVGIHGA, from the coding sequence ATGGAGAAGCTGTATATCAGTGGTGGAAATCCCTTGCGGGGGACGGTGACGATCAGTGGAGCGAAGAACAGCGCGGTTGCTTTAATCCCAGCATCCATTTTGGCTGAGTCTCCTGTCATCATCGACAACTTGCCCCATATTAACGACGTTGAAATTTACATTAAAATTTTAAAGGAACTAGGGGCTGCCGTGAAGTTGGAGGGCTCGTCTTTATACATAGATCCGCGCGGGATTCAATCCAAACCGTTACCGAACGGGAAGGTGCAGAAATTACGGGCTTCGTACTATTTGATGGGAGCGATGCTTGGCCGATTTGGCGAGGCGATGATCGGTCTGCCAGGTGGTTGCAATTTGGGTCCGCGCCCGATTGATCAACACATTAAAGGATTCGAAGCGCTTGGGGCGACCGTTGAATCGATGGACGGAAGTCTTTCCTTAAAAGCGACGGAACTACGCGGGGACAAAATTTATCTCGATGTGGTTAGCGTGGGGGCAACGATTAACATTATGCTTGCCGCGGCCCGCTCTGAAGGCTTAACAATTATCGAGAATGCCGCGAAAGAGCCAGAAATTATCGATGTAGCCACGCTGCTCACCTCGATGGGGGCAACGATCAAAGGGGCAGGCACCGATGTGATTCGGATTACAGGGAAGTCGAAATTGCTCGGCTGTCGTCACTCAATTATCCCTGATCGAATTGAAGCGGGCACATATATGATTGCCGCTGCGGCAACTCGCGGCGATGTGACGATCGAACAAGTCATCCCGCGTCATTTAGAAGGAATCACCGCGAAGTTAGAAGAAATGGGCATTCGTGTGTTGGAAGGCGACGAGTCGATTCGCGTCGCGCCGCAAAAACAGACTCCTTTTCGTTCAGTTAACGTGCGCACAGGTCCATACCCTGGTTTTGCGACCGATTTACAACAGCCGATGACGTCACTGTTGAGTATTTCGGAAGGAACGAGTGTCGTCACCGACAGTATATACGCCGCTCGTTTTCGGCATGTCGATGAACTCGCGCGGATGGGAGCTAGAATCAATGTGGAAGGTAGTTCCGCATTCATTGAAGGAAACGCCGCTGGTTTAAGAGGGGCTCAAGTGACTGCATCTGATTTACGAGCGGGAGCGGCGCTTGTTGTGGCTGCGTTGAGCGCCCAAGGTGTGACGGAGATCGGCGGGGTTGAGCACATTGATCGCGGATATGATATGCTGGAGGAAAAGCTGTTAGCGTTAGGAGCCAACGTGTGGCGCAAGGATGAAAGGGTGGGTATTCATGGAGCGTAG
- the rho gene encoding transcription termination factor Rho, translating to MDMQLAQLEEKKLTDLYKLAKDFQIPYYGNMKKKELIFAILRAQAEKSGHMFMEGVLEILADGYGFLRPINYLPSAEDIYISASQIRRFDLRTGDKVSGKVRPPKESERYFGLLHVDAVNGEAPDLASERLHFPALTPLYPQKKLVLETSPNRLSSRVIDILAPVGLGQRGLIVAPPKAGKTVLLKEIANSIAENYPEIELFVLLIDERPEEVTDMQRSVEAEVVASTFDELPENHIKVAELVLERAQRLVEHRKDVVILMDSITRLARAYNLVIPPSGRTLSGGIDPAAFHRPKRFFGSARNVEEGGSLTILATALVETGSRMDDVIYEEFKGTGNMELHLDRKLAERRIYPAIDIRRSGTRREELLLAKQELEQIWALRKTLSENPEVTDLFLRKIGDTKTNVEFLESIDTANGNGKSKAGSGGGRPASTMV from the coding sequence ATGGACATGCAATTAGCGCAATTAGAGGAGAAGAAATTAACAGATTTGTATAAGCTTGCGAAAGATTTTCAGATTCCTTACTACGGAAACATGAAGAAAAAGGAACTGATTTTTGCTATCTTACGAGCCCAAGCTGAAAAAAGCGGGCACATGTTTATGGAAGGCGTCTTGGAAATTCTTGCGGATGGATACGGATTTTTACGTCCGATCAACTATTTACCGAGCGCGGAAGATATTTATATCTCTGCTTCCCAAATTCGTCGCTTTGACCTCCGAACAGGCGACAAAGTATCCGGCAAAGTTCGTCCGCCGAAAGAAAGTGAACGTTACTTCGGTCTACTGCACGTAGACGCTGTCAATGGGGAAGCCCCCGATTTAGCATCTGAACGACTTCATTTTCCTGCCTTAACACCTCTTTACCCTCAGAAGAAGCTCGTTTTGGAGACCTCACCTAATCGTTTATCTTCTAGAGTCATAGACATTTTAGCTCCTGTAGGGCTAGGCCAACGCGGCTTAATTGTCGCTCCGCCGAAAGCTGGAAAGACGGTTTTACTTAAGGAAATCGCAAACAGTATCGCCGAAAATTACCCGGAGATCGAATTGTTCGTGCTATTGATTGATGAGCGACCGGAAGAAGTAACCGATATGCAGCGTTCCGTGGAAGCGGAGGTAGTTGCGTCAACGTTCGATGAATTGCCGGAAAATCATATTAAAGTGGCAGAGTTAGTGTTGGAGCGAGCCCAACGGTTAGTTGAACATCGCAAAGACGTCGTCATCTTAATGGACAGCATCACCCGATTAGCGCGCGCCTACAACCTTGTCATTCCGCCAAGCGGTCGCACGTTGTCAGGAGGAATTGACCCGGCAGCATTCCACCGTCCAAAACGGTTTTTTGGTTCCGCGCGAAATGTGGAAGAAGGCGGTAGCTTAACGATTTTGGCGACTGCGTTAGTGGAAACGGGCTCGAGAATGGACGATGTTATTTATGAAGAGTTCAAAGGGACGGGTAATATGGAATTGCACTTAGATCGCAAGCTGGCTGAACGCCGCATTTACCCTGCGATCGATATTCGCCGTTCAGGCACGCGTCGCGAAGAATTGTTGTTAGCGAAACAAGAGTTGGAACAAATTTGGGCGCTGCGTAAAACATTATCTGAAAATCCAGAAGTAACGGATTTGTTTTTGCGGAAAATCGGCGATACGAAGACAAACGTGGAATTCCTGGAATCGATCGATACAGCGAACGGGAATGGAAAGTCAAAAGCGGGTTCCGGGGGCGGCCGTCCAGCATCGACGATGGTTTAG
- the rpmE gene encoding 50S ribosomal protein L31: MKSAIHPEYKVTKVTCACGNEFETGSVKENLRVEICSECHPFYTGKQKFVDAGGRVDRFKRKYGI, encoded by the coding sequence ATGAAATCGGCTATTCATCCTGAATACAAAGTTACAAAAGTGACTTGCGCATGCGGTAACGAATTCGAAACAGGATCTGTGAAAGAAAACCTTCGCGTTGAAATCTGCTCTGAGTGCCATCCTTTCTATACAGGTAAGCAGAAGTTTGTGGACGCAGGCGGACGAGTGGACAGATTTAAAAGAAAATACGGAATCTAA
- the fba gene encoding class II fructose-1,6-bisphosphate aldolase yields the protein MPLVSMTDMLNKAVEGKYAVGQFNLNNLEFTQAILQAAEEEQSPVILGVSEGAGRYMGGFKTVVNIVKGLIEDYQITVPVAIHLDHGSSFEKCVEAIYAGFTSVMIDGSHLPLEENIALTKRVVDVAHALGISVEAELGRIGGQEDDLIVDDAEAAYAIPAECDQLVRETGVDCFAPALGSVHGPYKGEPNLGFDRMEQVQKLTGVPLVLHGGTGIPTKDIQRAISLGTAKINVNTESQMTSAATVRKVLEENPNLYDPRKYLGPARETIKETVKGKMREFGSSNKAK from the coding sequence ATGCCATTAGTATCAATGACAGATATGCTAAATAAAGCAGTAGAAGGTAAATATGCGGTTGGACAATTCAATTTAAATAACTTGGAATTTACGCAAGCGATTTTGCAAGCGGCTGAAGAAGAACAATCCCCTGTTATTCTTGGTGTGAGTGAAGGAGCGGGGCGCTATATGGGCGGGTTCAAAACGGTCGTGAACATCGTCAAAGGATTAATCGAGGACTATCAGATTACCGTTCCCGTCGCGATTCACCTGGACCATGGATCCAGTTTTGAAAAGTGCGTGGAAGCAATCTATGCTGGCTTCACTTCGGTGATGATCGATGGCTCCCATTTACCGTTGGAAGAAAACATCGCTTTGACGAAGCGGGTTGTCGATGTTGCTCATGCGTTAGGCATTTCCGTTGAAGCGGAGTTGGGTCGAATCGGCGGGCAAGAAGATGATCTGATTGTGGATGACGCGGAAGCTGCGTACGCCATTCCAGCGGAGTGCGATCAGCTCGTGCGCGAAACAGGTGTGGATTGCTTCGCTCCGGCGCTTGGTTCGGTGCATGGTCCTTATAAAGGGGAACCGAATCTAGGTTTCGATCGGATGGAACAGGTGCAAAAGTTAACGGGTGTTCCGCTTGTGCTGCACGGAGGAACAGGGATTCCAACGAAGGATATTCAGCGAGCGATTTCGCTTGGAACAGCGAAAATCAACGTCAATACGGAAAGCCAGATGACATCGGCGGCAACCGTGCGTAAAGTTTTGGAGGAAAATCCAAATCTATATGACCCGCGTAAATATTTAGGACCGGCCCGCGAAACGATTAAGGAAACGGTTAAAGGAAAAATGAGAGAATTCGGTAGCAGCAACAAAGCCAAATAA
- the prmC gene encoding peptide chain release factor N(5)-glutamine methyltransferase gives MSSLTVREALQRASSFLSEIEDGSFLAELIIRHVLGWTRTDFFMRIDERLTVEQWTEIEQLTRKRQAGIPLQYLIGEQEFYGLPFKVDASVLIPRPDTEILVEQVLKLRDPEKPSVVADIGTGSGAIAVTLATHSVWRLYAVDIAADSLRLAEENSRINDVADRITFLRGDLLTPLPEKVDILVSNPPYIPSRDIEQLDVQVRNHEPLRALDGGLDGLDFYRRLCAGISEAVKPGGLIAFEVGMGQARQVEQLLLDTGCIEQTLVVCDLAGIERVVIGTKV, from the coding sequence ATGAGCAGCCTTACGGTAAGAGAAGCCCTGCAAAGGGCTTCTTCGTTTTTATCGGAGATAGAGGATGGCTCGTTTTTGGCCGAATTAATCATTCGACATGTGTTAGGTTGGACCCGAACCGATTTTTTCATGCGGATTGATGAACGCCTCACCGTCGAGCAATGGACCGAGATAGAGCAACTTACACGTAAAAGGCAGGCGGGAATCCCGTTGCAATATTTAATTGGCGAGCAAGAATTTTATGGACTCCCATTTAAAGTGGACGCCTCGGTGCTGATCCCGCGCCCCGACACGGAAATACTGGTGGAGCAAGTATTGAAGCTACGCGATCCTGAAAAACCATCTGTCGTCGCAGATATAGGCACAGGTAGCGGAGCAATAGCGGTCACGCTAGCGACCCACTCTGTTTGGCGGCTGTATGCGGTCGATATCGCGGCGGACTCGTTGCGGTTAGCGGAGGAAAATAGCCGTATCAATGACGTAGCCGATCGGATCACCTTTTTGCGCGGTGATTTGCTCACCCCTCTACCGGAAAAGGTCGATATACTCGTCTCCAACCCACCTTATATTCCATCGCGCGACATCGAGCAACTTGATGTTCAGGTGCGGAACCACGAACCGCTTCGCGCTTTGGATGGGGGACTGGATGGACTGGATTTTTATCGGCGGCTTTGCGCGGGCATTTCCGAAGCAGTGAAACCTGGCGGTCTAATCGCTTTTGAAGTCGGCATGGGTCAGGCCCGGCAAGTCGAACAATTGTTGTTGGACACGGGATGCAT
- a CDS encoding radical SAM protein — MNLVYADERGQVYDHPRLAAIARSGENLMEILEEELIPLPEGASLVSLPNTRPVGMDPNTGEMQLIAEGSAVGALLPQGFTRLMLPGYMKTDPDYKFPLFGYTAVVWKDNQFYVAATQSDEHNKWNPAHCPHDEVKLRVDEMLAQYPDNRVVQHLSHCALEYECLTASNTFLNRWEGGIPVSYSCNAGCYGCISEQPDDSGFVAPQTRMNFKPNADELTEIMLHHLQTPESIISFGQGCEGEPSTQARLIVESIQRTRAQTKQGYINMNTNGGLTDHIKAIVDAGLDLIRVSTISAIDEHYNVYYKPRGYSLQNLEKSLRYCADRGVYSSINYLCFPGVFDREEEMEAMIEFVRRSGVNLIQLRNLNIDPDSYLEMIPKPQGEIFGMKQALEIYRQELPDVVIGSYTHVPPRTFAGK, encoded by the coding sequence ATGAATCTTGTGTATGCAGATGAACGGGGACAGGTATACGATCACCCCCGTCTCGCGGCCATTGCTCGCAGCGGGGAAAATTTAATGGAAATTTTAGAAGAAGAACTGATTCCGCTGCCAGAGGGAGCCAGCTTGGTCAGTTTGCCGAACACACGACCTGTCGGTATGGATCCGAATACAGGCGAAATGCAGCTGATCGCTGAAGGCAGCGCAGTCGGGGCGTTGTTGCCGCAAGGTTTCACGCGACTGATGTTGCCAGGCTACATGAAGACCGATCCTGACTACAAATTTCCGTTGTTCGGTTATACAGCTGTCGTCTGGAAAGACAATCAGTTCTACGTGGCCGCAACGCAAAGCGACGAGCATAATAAATGGAATCCTGCTCATTGTCCGCATGATGAAGTTAAACTGCGCGTGGATGAAATGTTAGCTCAGTATCCAGACAATCGGGTCGTTCAGCATCTTTCGCATTGCGCGTTGGAGTATGAATGTTTAACCGCGTCGAACACCTTTTTAAACCGCTGGGAAGGCGGCATCCCCGTTTCCTATTCATGCAACGCTGGCTGTTACGGTTGTATTTCCGAACAACCGGATGACAGCGGCTTTGTCGCTCCGCAAACACGGATGAATTTTAAACCGAACGCGGATGAGCTTACCGAGATTATGCTGCATCACTTGCAAACGCCTGAAAGCATTATTAGCTTTGGACAAGGTTGTGAAGGGGAACCGTCGACACAAGCGCGGTTGATCGTGGAATCGATCCAGCGGACGCGGGCGCAAACAAAGCAAGGCTATATTAACATGAATACAAATGGCGGCTTGACCGATCATATTAAAGCGATCGTTGACGCGGGTTTGGATTTGATTCGAGTCAGCACGATCAGCGCGATTGACGAGCATTACAATGTGTATTACAAACCGCGCGGTTACTCACTGCAAAACTTAGAGAAATCGTTACGCTATTGCGCGGATCGCGGGGTCTATTCGTCGATCAACTATTTGTGCTTTCCAGGCGTATTTGATCGCGAGGAGGAAATGGAAGCGATGATTGAATTCGTGCGTCGCTCTGGCGTCAACCTGATTCAATTGCGCAATCTAAACATTGACCCCGATAGCTATTTGGAAATGATCCCAAAACCGCAAGGCGAAATCTTCGGTATGAAGCAAGCGCTCGAAATTTATCGGCAGGAGTTACCGGACGTCGTGATTGGTTCCTATACACATGTACCACCGCGAACATTTGCAGGGAAGTAG
- the glpX gene encoding class II fructose-bisphosphatase translates to MERSLTLELVRVTEAAALASSRWMGFGKKNEADDAATTAMRAEFNKVPMDGTVVIGEGEMDEAPMLYIGEKIGAGDGPAVDVAVDPLEGTNIVAKGVWNALSVLAIADRGNLLHAPDMYMDKIAVGPECVGSIDINRSVRENLEAVSKRKGKELRDLTAIILDRPRHEQLIQEVRDAGVRIKLISDGDVAAAINTAFSDTGVDIMLGAGGAPEGVISAVALKCLGGEIQGRLLPSDQAEYDRCLAMGLKDPRQVLLMDDLVKGDDAIFAATGVTDGELLQGVRFKGGRATTHSVVMRAKTGTIRFIKGDHLLALKPNLVMK, encoded by the coding sequence ATGGAGCGTAGTTTAACCTTAGAATTGGTTAGGGTTACGGAAGCGGCAGCTTTAGCCTCATCAAGATGGATGGGGTTTGGCAAAAAAAATGAAGCCGACGATGCGGCGACGACCGCAATGCGAGCCGAATTTAACAAAGTACCGATGGATGGAACCGTCGTAATCGGAGAAGGGGAAATGGACGAAGCTCCGATGCTCTATATTGGCGAAAAGATCGGCGCGGGCGACGGACCCGCAGTCGATGTCGCGGTGGATCCGTTAGAAGGCACGAACATCGTCGCCAAAGGCGTTTGGAACGCGCTTAGCGTGTTGGCGATCGCCGACCGCGGTAATTTGCTGCATGCTCCAGATATGTACATGGATAAGATTGCGGTAGGTCCAGAATGTGTCGGGTCGATTGATATTAACCGCAGTGTGCGCGAAAATTTAGAGGCCGTGTCTAAGCGCAAAGGCAAAGAACTACGCGATTTAACCGCTATCATCCTTGATCGACCGAGACACGAACAGCTCATTCAGGAAGTGCGCGATGCGGGTGTGCGGATTAAACTCATCTCTGACGGTGATGTGGCGGCCGCGATCAATACCGCTTTTAGCGACACGGGCGTCGATATTATGTTGGGGGCTGGCGGAGCTCCCGAAGGCGTTATTTCCGCCGTCGCTTTGAAATGTCTCGGCGGCGAAATTCAAGGGCGGCTGTTGCCGAGTGATCAAGCGGAATATGATCGCTGCTTGGCGATGGGGTTGAAAGATCCGCGCCAAGTGCTGTTGATGGATGACCTTGTCAAAGGCGATGACGCGATCTTTGCCGCGACAGGCGTCACCGATGGGGAATTGTTGCAAGGCGTTCGCTTTAAAGGCGGTCGAGCCACAACGCATTCCGTTGTGATGCGAGCAAAAACGGGCACGATTCGCTTTATTAAGGGCGATCACTTACTTGCCTTAAAACCGAATTTGGTTATGAAATAA
- the fsa gene encoding fructose-6-phosphate aldolase — MKFFIDTANTDEIREINNWGVLAGVTTNPSLVAKEGRDFIETLKEIIEIVDGPISAEVISTEATGMIEEAKQFTSLSDNIVIKVPMTSEGLKAVKHFSANNIKTNVTLVFSANQALLAARAGATFVSPFLGRLDDIGSDGMILIEDIVEIFDAHGLDTEIIAASIRHPVHVLAAAKEGAHIGTIPYKVFKQIIQHPLTDAGIERFLADWESAKK; from the coding sequence ATGAAGTTTTTCATTGACACGGCGAATACAGACGAAATTCGTGAAATAAATAATTGGGGTGTGTTGGCGGGCGTAACGACAAATCCTTCGCTCGTCGCAAAGGAAGGGCGCGACTTTATTGAAACGTTGAAGGAGATTATCGAAATTGTTGATGGACCCATCAGCGCCGAAGTGATCAGTACGGAAGCGACAGGTATGATTGAAGAAGCGAAGCAATTCACTTCCCTTTCTGATAACATCGTCATTAAAGTGCCAATGACATCGGAAGGTTTAAAAGCGGTCAAGCATTTTTCCGCAAATAACATCAAAACGAATGTGACCCTCGTGTTTAGCGCCAACCAAGCGTTGTTAGCCGCTCGAGCTGGAGCGACTTTTGTCTCGCCATTTTTAGGCCGGTTGGACGATATTGGATCTGACGGGATGATCTTGATTGAAGACATCGTTGAAATTTTCGACGCGCATGGGCTTGATACGGAAATTATCGCCGCCAGCATTCGTCACCCGGTTCACGTTTTGGCAGCCGCAAAAGAAGGAGCCCATATCGGCACGATCCCATACAAGGTGTTTAAGCAAATCATTCAGCACCCATTGACTGACGCGGGAATCGAGCGGTTTTTGGCAGACTGGGAGAGCGCCAAAAAGTAG